Below is a window of Conger conger chromosome 16, fConCon1.1, whole genome shotgun sequence DNA.
CTGCCACTGATTAATGTTACCCACCACTGCTGGCATGAAATTGAGTCACTGATACGAGCCCACCAGGTTACCAAGGCCGAAGGCTGCTCCCTCATATCTTCCGAGGATTTTCAGACCGTACATACTGGCCAGACTGCTCTCTTCCAAAAACCTCCGGATgactgacacccccccccccccccccccccccccttctctggtCCCTGTGATGGAGTGAGCTTCCCAGAGCAGCCAGGAGAGCAGGCAGGTTGGCCATGTTCCAATGCAGACTGAATACCCACCTCTTTAAACACACCTCACCTCCTCTACCCTCACCCCATTTACCTTCACAAAGACTCTGATTAGCTGCGACTACTTCTTTATTTTCAGAGCCTGTGGTTTGTTGTTGTTCACTGAATGCTTTTTAAACTCTCAAATGGTGTGTTTATATTGATACTGATATAACCTCGATATTCATATCTTGAAAGCATATTTCAGTATGCAGCAGGGTAGCTGGCAAGCAATCTCAATCCAATCTGCACTTGCTGCCACTCTTGGGACTATAGTCTCAGTTTAGCGATCCCGGTTCTTCGTGCTTGCCATGTTATCATCCGCTAAATCAGAGTATAGGAAAATATAAAGTAACTGACAAGtggtgatatacagtactgtgcagacatctttggcaccctagactttattatatatgtttatttttttgtgtgtgttagtataaaagaacacatttcagatttccaaatattcattttccaaaatatttaatttcacagacatttttgtatttaatttgaaaaagtaaCATTACTATAAGCAATTGACaactttttacattaaaacttgatcaaggctgtcttgAGATCAGacgcaaggagccaaccaaagtctgcagaagaactgtggcaagttctccaacatgcttggaacccccctgctgattgtcttatagaactgcaggacagcgttggccatcaCAGAGAACTGATTCAGCTCCAACCCCCCGCCCAGtctcattcatttaattttcaattACTCGTTCGTTCCCTCATTGTATAAACACTGAATAATCATCAAAATACGGAATACAAGAACACGCAATCAAAGTTGCTTTTGTGTGGTAAAAATAGCTAAACAAGTCAGGATAAACTTTGATCGCATATGTCAAACTCAAAATGAAGAAACAGACAAaccaccatcaaaacttttttatttaaagactGCATCAATATGAAGCCAAATTATTTCTATAACTTTTAAATGCCAGTGaaacagggaaaaaaagcaCTGGCAGAAAAGGGAAACACGAGGAATACAGAAACAAAACGTCAGAGACAAACTAGAAAACCGTTGAAAACGCATGTGACATTAGGCAGTGCATAGTTTTAGCTAGACTGCATCAATATGAAGCCAAATGAATGCCAGTGAAACAAGGAAACAAGCACTGACAGCAAAAGGAAACGCATGTGACATTAAGGCAGTGTGTGGTTCAAGCCAGCTCCTCTTCTCCCTCATCCTCAAACTCGCCCTCCTCTTCTGCAGTGGCGTCCTGGTACTGCTGGTATTCGGACACCAGGTCGTTCATGTTGCTCTCGGCCTCCGTGAACTCCATCTCGTCCATGCCCTCGCCCGTGTACCAGTGCAGGAAGGCCTTGCGCCTGAACATGGCGGTGAACTGCTCGGAGATGCGCTTGAACAGCTCCTGGATGGCCGTGCTGTTGCCGATGAaggtggcggccatcttgaggCCCCTGGGCGGGATGTCGCACACGGCCGTCTTGACGTTGTTGGGGATCCACTCCACGAAGTAGCTGCTGTTCTTGTTCTGCACGTTCAGCATCTGCTCGTCCACCTCCTTCATGGACATGCGGCCGCGGAACACGGCGGCCACCGTGAGGTAGCGGCCGTGCCGCGGGTCGCAGGCCGCCATCATGTTCTTGGCGTCGAACATCTGCTGGGTGAGCTCGGGCACGGTGAGGGCGCGGTACTGCTGGCTCCCCCGGCTGGTGAGGGGGGCGAAGCCGGGCATGAAGAAGTGCAGGCGGGGGAAGGGCACCATGTTGACGGCCAGCTTGCGCAGGTCGGCGTTGAGCTGCCCGGGGAACCGCAGGCAGGTGGTGACCCCGCTCATGGTGGCGGAGACCAGGTGGTTGAGGTCGCCGTAGGTGGGCGTGGTCAGCTTGAGCGTGCGGAAGCAGATGTCGTACAGGGCCTCATTGTCAATGCAGTAGGTCTCGTCCGTGTTTTCTACCAGCTGGTGCACGGACAGCGTGGCGTTGTACGGCTCGACCACGGTGTCCGACACTTTGGGAGAGGGCACCACGCTGAACGTGTTCATGATGCGGTCGGGGTACTCTTCTCGGATCTTGCTGATGAGCAGGGTGCCCATGCCGGAGCCCGTGCCCCCGCCCAGGGAGTGGGTGAGCTGGAAACCCTGCAGGCAGTCGCAGCTCTCCGCCTCCTTCCTCACCACGTCCAGGACCGAGTCCACCAGCTCCGCTCCCTCAGTGTAGTGGCCCTTCGCCCAGTTGTTTCCAGCACCACTCTGGCCTGTGAACACAGTGAATTAGCATCACCTTTTCTGGGGACGCAAATAATAATCCTTTCCCCGCATGTTCCATTATACCCTCTGCTACACACCTCAGAAATCTCCACTTACCAAACACAAAGTTGTCCGGCCTGAACACCTGCCCAAATGGTCCGGACCTCACGGAGTCCATTGTGCCAGGCTCCAGGTCCACCAGGACGGCACGGGGGACATATTTGCCGCCTGTTAAAATAATTGAAAGGAGGCTAGGCTGCACAATTGAAAGTGCAAGTGTGTTGAACAGCATTTAGAAACAGAAACGTGATCTCACCCGTAGCCTCGTTGTAGTAGACATTGATCCTCTCCAGCTGGAGATCACTGTCGCCCTGATAGGTACCGGTGGGATCGATTCCATGTTCGTCGCTGATCACCTCCCAGAACTAGAACAAAGACGGGGCATCAGTGCCATATGGCTACCAGGTTACATGACACCCACTGTTTAACCATATCCAGTTTCTTCATGGCCAGGGCTGGCTCTAGGCAAAGCTGACAATGGCAGTTGACAAGGGCAGCAAAGGCAAAGAGGGGGGAAAATCCACACAAGGTTTATAACTGAAAAAGTCCAGAATAACAATGTGCCCTAAAGTAGCAGCAACCCAGTAATGTAGTGTGAGAGGTAACTTATAGCAGGAGATGTGCACCTATAATATTACAGCATCCGGTCACAGCTAACGTTACTCTTACTTACCTTCTGTAACCATTAGACAAAGAGCTACTAAATACCTGTGCAGGTAGAAATGTAATgcgtgtttttttgggggggtttttaactcgccaatttcttttttttttcttagctacTTGTCCCACCCAGTACGATCACTTCAGTTCAATAAGGAGggacaaatgtacattttggtcGTTGAATACCATGCCACAGCAATGTATCTACTGACAAGCACTTGGAAAGTTAATGTTAGTATTTGTTACGTTCACATTAAATGGagaagtggagtgcaggtggaGCCGTAAATGGCGGTCGGAGAGCTGCATGTGCAACTTATGCCCGCCTATTTCTAAGGATGCGCCAGGCAGCGTCGATttacgttaacgttagctagataTGTACCCAGACAGTTTTTTGTGAGAACTGTCGTTATGTTAAGTCATAGCCACGGTTAGCTAACTTGTTAAATTGATTCGTTGTAAAAATGGACAATTTAAGTCACGTTAATTTAAGTTAGCGACTGTAAGGTTAAAACAGCGGTTTGCCGCCATACTAACGTTAGCTCCATTTGCTTTAAGCAACGTTAACCGATAGCCTAGCTTGACGAGAAGCAGCGGTGTGCAAGGTGGCTAACGTTAAGTTGCTAGGAGACAATAACGTTCACGATTGGCACGATGCAATTCAAGCTCCATTAGAATCGGCTACCGCAGTTATCGTTAGCTAACCGGCTTGTGAACCAACAAACTAGCTCACAATTTTAGCTGATATTTGACAGAAAATGTTTAGTTATATTTCTTAGCTTTAACTTTTTGAAATAAGTTATGTCCGCAAACCAATTGCACTGCTCAAATCGCCATGCACCAAGTAACGTAACGTTGCCAAGTAAGTTAAGGTTGAAAAAAAGAACTAAGCAACCACGCGAAATAACGTTAGTTAGCTCAATATTTTCGCACGTGTCAATGTAAAGTTACTGGTAACGTTAACTTAGCTAGTCAGCACGTGAATTTCCTCAAAAAAACCAGCCAATCGACTAACCATTAAAGCAATTATTTGACTTCAGGGACAACTTCGCTCAGTGAACGTTAATTTAGCTAACTTCAGCCCACATAAAGTTTCATACAGTAACGTAACATTCTTTACTGTTCTTTTTCCCCACAATCTTCCCACCTTTGATAGCAACCAACCAACTAACCAACCTTGGCTCCAATTTGGTTTCCACACTGGCCAGCTTGTAGATGAACAATTTCCCTCATTTCTTATAAAAGTTATGGTTGAACAAAAAAGTGTAATGTGCAGAAATACTTGGTCTCACACAAGACGCTCGGCTTCACTTCAACGGTTAATAATCACACAGTGCTTTTATAGCTACAACTCTCACCATCAGCAGTTGCTGTGGTAACAACTCATAACGACATCAAATGGTTGCAAAAACTGTCAATCCTTATTGGCTAAACGATTAACCTCATGGGTTCTCATTGGTGTAATTATGTTATTCACGTCGTCCGTGGTAACGGAGCCAAACTCTTGGAGGTTAGGCAACCGAAATTTTGCATTCTGGAAACGAGATACGAcaagtacttttttttaaagccagcATTCATTTACAGGGAAGAGATGTACAGTTAATTTAGAAAATTGGCTGCCGAATAAATTTCACCCAGTTGTAACCTAACATACGCAACTTGAGATTGTTGAGATTTGCTACGACTAGTGAACAATTAATTATGAACATGAATTATTGCAGGACTCGAGTGTAGCTACATATTGTTGTCAAGTGATACAGTGAGTGCTGCTATAGAAGTTAACTCCCGAACAAGCAAGTTAAACACTGGGCTCGTAGATCATATCTAAAACAATAACGGACTAGTAGCTCCCTAGCCTATCATTAGCCCATTAATGCATGTCAACCCtattgtaaaatccagctatgaccatcttgaaatatcagctgtttcaaaacctatcttgagatgtttttttctgcagggtatTAATCCCGTATGGGTTCCCGTTTTTCTTAAGGAGAGCTGCAAATCACGAGTTATTTTAAGTGTTAAACGGTCGATTATTAGGTTCTAGGATGTGTTTACACTAGTTGTGCAAGAATGAGGTGGCCTGGAGTTACTGGGCCAATGCAAGCTATTTCAACAGGGCACAGAATCCCTGGTCATGCCCCTGGTCACCAGTAATTGTAAGTGCAGTCTGGGTGTGGTACAATTTTTGTTCTAAATTTTGGCTCTACTCCAGCAGATCAGAAACACATGATCCAGTTGTTCAGAAGTAATCTGATTGAATTTCCGCTATCAGATTGGATCAAATATTGAAAATTGgttgttcaaaagaaaaaatTTTATATGAAATCAGATTCGATGACATAATACAGTGTTGGTTTTGATCTGGATCAAACCTTCAGTATCTGTTGTTCAAAACCTTTTAGATGGATTGAATTGATGGGAAAATTCCCCATGAATTAATCCCGCAAACTGTCAtgatcaaaataaataactgtcaATATCAGAACTCCACTTAAATGCTCACCTGCACATCTTGTGTTGCAATGAGCAGGAGTGGATAGGCACTGTCTCCTAATATTATGCCATCCGGCCGGTTGGTTTGGCGCTCTCTGTATAGAGTGCTCTTCCTCAGGATACGCACATCATGGGCAGACCCAGGCCACTTCAACACGCAGTTTGTGGTGATGAGGTCAGTGTTGCCTATGAGTTGGATGGCCTCCCCGTTCTGTTGACATACTCCCACTCCCTTTCATGAGGTGCTGGTATATGCACATGAGTGCAGTCAATAACCCCAATAGTATTGGGCATgttccccaaaataaaaaaaacttgcactTAGTCTGAGCAATCTGGTCATCCTTTGGAAATGAAACAAATTGATTGACTGCACTcatgcatccgtttcaaggccctagtgttggcatttcaggctgctaaggggactgccccactttacatacaatctttaatcgctccctactccccagcaagaccactccggtctgccagctctggtcgcctgtggttccctcactacgagcacctggcacattcacacctgttttctgttctggttcctcagtggtggaatgacttgcccccccccccatattttgacgcagactaaaaacacacctcttcaaactatacattagtcctccctcctgatcccccccccccccccccccccccttcgatATCCCTCATGTCCcaattgcacttacaatgactgtctttgtttagaacaggccttcatgtgtattttactagttatagATTTGATGCTCtcacctgtggaagaacctatggatttgtaagtcgctttggattaaaagcgttgTCGTTGCTAGGAAACAGAAGCTCTCAAGGTCCGATCTCCAATCAGTTGTAAAACAATTCCAGGAAGTGAAAAGATCCCACGAaagcaaagtctgcagaaaattTGACTTTATTGTAGCACACGTGCACAAAAGCCAGTTCAAATCCTCAGATTTCCAACCTTGAATAATAGACAAAACCTTCTTTTTATGCACAATCCTTATCTCAGTACAACCAATAGCTTTCTTAAAAACCATCATATGACCTAGCTACGTTGCAGATGTTTACTTTTCAGTCCTGAAACCACTGTGGCGAGTTTTCCCCTTGATtctcaaaacaaagaaagatcaTTTTCCATACATTTTGTGCTATAGGCTGTGTCGTCTAATAAACTTAagtttttaacatgaaaaacatatgaaacacggtgctattcactatatagtgttttccagaactttctacgacCTATAGATCAGTTTTGGTGATTTCcacctcatattcatcatttcactTAGCTTTGGATTATTACATGTGGGCCACCTATG
It encodes the following:
- the LOC133114281 gene encoding tubulin beta-4B chain-like, encoding MREIVHLQAGQCGNQIGAKFWEVISDEHGIDPTGTYQGDSDLQLERINVYYNEATGGKYVPRAVLVDLEPGTMDSVRSGPFGQVFRPDNFVFGQSGAGNNWAKGHYTEGAELVDSVLDVVRKEAESCDCLQGFQLTHSLGGGTGSGMGTLLISKIREEYPDRIMNTFSVVPSPKVSDTVVEPYNATLSVHQLVENTDETYCIDNEALYDICFRTLKLTTPTYGDLNHLVSATMSGVTTCLRFPGQLNADLRKLAVNMVPFPRLHFFMPGFAPLTSRGSQQYRALTVPELTQQMFDAKNMMAACDPRHGRYLTVAAVFRGRMSMKEVDEQMLNVQNKNSSYFVEWIPNNVKTAVCDIPPRGLKMAATFIGNSTAIQELFKRISEQFTAMFRRKAFLHWYTGEGMDEMEFTEAESNMNDLVSEYQQYQDATAEEEGEFEDEGEEELA